The following proteins come from a genomic window of Dreissena polymorpha isolate Duluth1 chromosome 1, UMN_Dpol_1.0, whole genome shotgun sequence:
- the LOC127852972 gene encoding uncharacterized protein LOC127852972, with the protein MAFIKLLVCVVSCIVLVKGDYRSNGFDDHGYFIGGGSAGFQGGYVDGDYSNGGISGGHFGGSMFEGGISGGIIGGGIGGGIGAGKYGDIGGGLVGGGILGGIGGGDNDGFGGGIIGGGVGGGVGGGKYGGMGAGSYGSGMYGGIGGGMIGGGIGGGKYGSRMLKGMGGSFDSGGMIGGGFLGGGGFGGGAFGGVGGGIIGGGIGGGFGGGKYGGRTSGMFGGGIGGGMIGGGIGGGMIGGGIGGGMIGHGVGGGFGGKYGGIGGGLLSGSFGGHARHGGSYYRQFGVSGFSGGVAGGYGGIGGMAGSGIGGKGFPRRSYKMY; encoded by the exons ATGGCGTTCATAAAACTTTTGGTGTGCGTCGTTTCATGCATTGTTTTGGTGAAAG GTGACTACAGAAGTAATGGATTTGACGACCACGGATATTTTATCGGAG GGGGCTCTGCTGGTTTCCAAGGTGGTTACGTTGACGGCGACTACTCCAACGGAGGTATAAGTGGCGGGCATTTTGGCGGCTCAATGTTTGAAGGCGGAATCAGCGGTGGCATTATTGGCGGTGGAATCGGTGGCGGGATTGGTGCTGGAAAGTACGGTGATATCGGCGGTGGGTTGGTTGGTGGCGGCATCTTGGGTGGAATAGGTGGAGGAGATAACGATGGCTTTGGCGGCGGTATTATTGGGGGTGGAGTTGGTGGCGGAGTCGGCGGTGGAAAGTATGGTGGAATGGGAGCTGGATCATATGGTAGTGGAATGTACGGGGGTATAGGAGGGGGAATGATTGGTGGTGGAATCGGCGGAGGAAAATATGGGAGTAGAATGTTAAAGGGAATGGGCGGGAGCTTTGACTCGGGTGGCATGATCGGTGGCGGATTCCTTGGAGGCGGTGGTTTTGGAGGAGGTGCGTTCGGCGGCGTTGGCGGCGGAATCATAGGAGGCGGTATTGGCGGTGGATTTGGCGGGGGAAAATACGGCGGACGAACAAGTGGAATGTTTGGAGGTGGAATCGGCGGTGGCATGATTGGAGGTGGAATCGGCGGTGGCATGATTGGAGGTGGAATCGGCGGTGGCATGATAGGCCATGGCGTCGGCGGAGGATTCGGTGGAAAATATGGCGGTATTGGAGGTGGTTTGCTGAGCGGATCCTTCGGAGGGCATGC ACGTCACGGTGGTTCCTACTACAGGCAGTTCGGTGTTAGTGGTTTTTCCGGAGGAGTTGCGGGTGGATATGGTG GAATAGGCGGCATGGCTGGTTCCGGTATTGGGGGGAAGGGATTTCCTCGGCGATCATACA AAATGTACTAG